One segment of Neobacillus endophyticus DNA contains the following:
- a CDS encoding methyl-accepting chemotaxis protein has translation MNAAAEASNIMAGKVQKISAYSKVIAKNVENVYQVIKSFQDIANQSNILGLNATIKAARADDYGRVFTCSNRD, from the coding sequence ATGAATGCAGCTGCAGAGGCCTCCAATATTATGGCAGGGAAAGTTCAAAAAATCTCTGCCTATTCAAAAGTGATCGCAAAAAACGTTGAAAATGTATATCAAGTAATTAAATCGTTCCAGGATATTGCAAACCAATCCAATATACTGGGATTAAATGCCACCATTAAAGCAGCCAGAGCTGACGACTATGGCAGAGTCTTTACTTGTAGCAACCGAGATTAG
- a CDS encoding D-alanyl-D-alanine carboxypeptidase family protein, producing MKTIIVTLALALYTIAGIFPLQARAAETVPPITGQYGIAIDAVTGEILYNKNADQKAYPASMTKVLTSIILDEKMPDSQMLTVSANAAGQECSCLEIKAGEKISKEDALYSLLLLSANDVAVAIAENVAGSVPGFATLMNDEVKKLGLKNTHFVTPNGLHDPNHYTTAHDMALIMKEALKHPNVLKALSTQSVDIKTSLQTKRISNHSLVHKQPNSHVIAGKTGYTDIAQNTLVEYLEKDNKQVIAVVMKTNLGNEYSDIQKMANYAFDHMKVEKVVSKGSVVGVKKVNGKYVDLIADSDVDLTEKSDENVKFNTKIDLFNTYGKSVEKGQSVGNLLVMENGEILKEIPLITNKAIPKESKVKPVTPSIESTSAIMIFIGIMAALLAFFSMIRYLKIQRSKQFDSDHPASN from the coding sequence ATGAAAACCATTATCGTCACACTTGCTTTAGCCCTCTATACGATTGCTGGCATTTTTCCGCTTCAAGCCCGGGCCGCCGAGACGGTGCCTCCGATTACGGGGCAGTACGGGATCGCGATTGATGCGGTAACAGGGGAAATATTATATAACAAAAATGCCGATCAAAAAGCATATCCAGCCAGCATGACAAAAGTTCTGACATCTATTATTCTCGACGAAAAAATGCCGGATAGCCAAATGCTGACTGTAAGTGCAAACGCTGCTGGTCAAGAATGCAGTTGCCTGGAAATTAAGGCAGGAGAAAAAATCTCAAAAGAAGATGCCTTGTATTCCTTATTACTATTAAGTGCCAATGACGTCGCCGTGGCTATTGCCGAGAATGTCGCTGGAAGTGTACCAGGCTTTGCAACCCTTATGAATGATGAAGTGAAAAAATTAGGGCTGAAAAATACCCACTTTGTAACACCAAACGGGCTGCACGATCCAAATCATTATACGACCGCACATGACATGGCCCTCATTATGAAAGAAGCACTGAAGCATCCAAATGTATTAAAAGCACTATCGACACAATCAGTAGATATTAAAACGAGCTTACAGACAAAAAGAATCAGTAACCACAGCTTAGTTCATAAGCAGCCGAATTCTCATGTCATCGCAGGGAAAACAGGCTATACCGATATTGCGCAAAATACACTTGTGGAATATTTAGAAAAAGATAATAAACAAGTGATTGCCGTGGTAATGAAAACGAACCTAGGAAATGAATATTCCGATATCCAGAAGATGGCAAACTATGCTTTTGATCATATGAAGGTTGAAAAGGTAGTTTCAAAAGGCTCTGTGGTTGGAGTAAAAAAAGTAAATGGAAAGTACGTTGACCTCATCGCGGATTCTGATGTGGATTTGACGGAGAAAAGCGATGAAAATGTGAAATTTAATACGAAAATAGATTTGTTCAACACGTATGGAAAATCTGTAGAAAAAGGGCAATCAGTCGGTAATCTTCTTGTTATGGAAAATGGCGAAATATTAAAAGAGATTCCGCTTATTACCAATAAGGCCATACCAAAGGAAAGCAAAGTGAAGCCGGTCACTCCTTCAATTGAGTCAACCAGCGCTATAATGATTTTCATTGGCATAATGGCGGCCCTGCTCGCATTTTTCAGCATGATAAGATATTTGAAAATACAGCGCAGCAAGCAATTCGATTCTGACCATCCTGCTTCTAATTAG
- a CDS encoding VanZ family protein yields MLDEKIYRNIRKLLKKRVLLVVIWGLILAVHTWTDDLGSLLRLQSIGFKWVPSPHYMDFFNLDDITQIHRYFIIVKTGHFLGFALFDFFLFNWIRSHKWSLAISVAFALTTEILQLFFGRDGRLYDLVIDSSGAFLVYYLLKTKKSIMERFL; encoded by the coding sequence ATGTTAGATGAAAAGATTTATAGAAACATAAGAAAGCTCCTGAAAAAAAGAGTACTACTAGTTGTTATCTGGGGATTGATTTTAGCCGTACATACCTGGACAGATGATTTAGGGTCTTTATTGAGGCTGCAATCGATCGGCTTTAAATGGGTGCCTTCGCCTCATTATATGGATTTCTTCAACCTGGATGATATTACGCAAATCCATCGTTACTTTATCATTGTCAAAACAGGACATTTCCTGGGGTTTGCCCTCTTCGATTTCTTCCTTTTCAACTGGATTAGAAGTCATAAATGGTCATTGGCTATCTCTGTTGCCTTTGCGCTGACAACTGAAATACTTCAGCTGTTTTTTGGGAGAGATGGACGATTATATGACCTCGTCATCGACTCTTCTGGTGCCTTTTTGGTCTATTACTTGTTAAAAACAAAAAAATCAATAATGGAGCGATTCTTATAA
- a CDS encoding GGDEF domain-containing protein: METNEELTDQIKLNRSILKVSWWTVLFIILLSIVGLFITLLFNRGLFWQHLVHDVFPETVITIVILLLTEGLCKLFKQWDDYIILFGLFFAMLVNILFHPTISGVQNLLFPVIFISALYFDRTKVYFTSVLCFVTAILLSVYYSKHFNETAVENLMISIGIYASCTVISLGIIQRGKYLLNHLEDSIKSQEELLIRNILMDKASKLDPLTDLYNHKTFHEYIERLIEQSESYPLPLQLAIIDIDNFKKVNDNYGHWVGDIVLKRVGDEIKGHVTSDDFVSRYGGEEFAVILTDKQTDAAYTLIEEMRDGISKMIHPELDNQAVTVSIGMCSYSKGLGKENFFKTTDECLYQAKRNGKNQTVLANIHREPVSTG; encoded by the coding sequence TTAAAGGTAAGCTGGTGGACGGTTCTTTTTATTATTTTACTTTCAATTGTAGGCCTTTTCATTACTCTCTTATTTAATCGAGGATTATTTTGGCAGCATTTAGTACATGATGTCTTTCCGGAAACCGTCATAACCATTGTCATTTTACTCCTTACCGAGGGACTGTGTAAGCTTTTTAAACAATGGGATGACTACATCATCCTTTTTGGATTGTTTTTCGCTATGCTTGTCAATATCTTGTTTCATCCTACAATCAGCGGAGTTCAAAATTTGTTATTCCCAGTTATTTTTATTTCGGCGCTCTATTTCGACCGGACAAAGGTCTATTTTACGAGTGTGCTCTGTTTTGTGACAGCCATCCTGCTTTCCGTTTATTATAGTAAGCATTTTAATGAAACAGCTGTTGAAAACCTCATGATCAGCATTGGAATTTATGCAAGCTGTACGGTTATTTCATTGGGAATTATTCAAAGGGGAAAATACCTGTTAAATCATTTGGAGGATTCCATCAAAAGCCAAGAAGAATTATTAATTCGAAATATCTTAATGGACAAGGCAAGTAAATTAGATCCCTTAACAGATCTTTATAATCATAAAACGTTTCATGAATATATCGAAAGGCTAATTGAACAAAGTGAAAGCTATCCATTGCCATTGCAGCTGGCCATTATTGATATCGATAATTTTAAAAAAGTAAATGATAATTATGGTCATTGGGTAGGTGATATTGTCCTAAAACGGGTCGGGGACGAAATTAAAGGGCATGTGACTTCTGATGACTTTGTTTCCCGCTATGGCGGGGAGGAATTTGCCGTCATTTTAACCGATAAACAAACGGATGCCGCCTATACGTTAATTGAGGAAATGAGGGATGGCATCAGCAAAATGATTCATCCTGAGTTGGATAACCAGGCTGTAACTGTCAGCATTGGGATGTGTTCCTATAGTAAAGGACTTGGAAAAGAAAACTTTTTCAAAACGACGGATGAATGTCTGTATCAAGCAAAAAGGAATGGCAAAAACCAAACCGTTCTGGCCAATATCCATCGTGAACCCGTCAGCACGGGCTGA